gaaaataaatatctacTAAAGAAAATGCAACCAATTTATGCTGAAAACGTTAATTATACATTAATGTCTTATGTATTATGTTAATGTGAAGTATTAAAAATGTgaccaaataaataataaagaagaaacTTACTTTGTGAGATTGTTTTTGTGACCTAAGAACAAcactaaagattaaaaatgacaacattaaaaatatgttttagtttaaaacatgtttcttggcttttagtgaatgattagaagtAGCGAGTTTCAGTAAAGAAACTATCTAATAATCATTtgtaacaatagacaccaacgagaaggtaagccaagttgtctatcaacacaaaacatcacaacaataacacaCGTACAAAtaacacaaaacaaaattataacaataacacaaaacaaaattatacacATAATGGCTTATGAGTGAgccaacaccgcgccagaggtcgacacagaacacaaacacacataatGACTTATGAGTGAgccaacaccgcgccagaggtcgACACAAAATACAAATAACCACTTACCGGTTAGTCAACACTGCATTGTTTCTAAACTACCATCATTCTGATGGTGGTTTAGAAACAATGCTTTCACCTAAATTTGTCAATGCTGCACACACAGTCACAATCTTGTCGAAACTCGCTAAATCAGCTGAAACTGCTTCATCTTTAATACTCCTAATGGTTCGTAATGGTATGATTCCTTTTAAAATGGTAAATCTATTTTTCATAAGTCCAATAACTCTCTCTATGTGGATCCTAACTGATGATATTTTTCTTGAATCTTCAACTTCTTTTGCTGATAACTGTGACTTTCCTCTTGTGAAAGCTGGAGTAATTAATTCAGTACTGCTCCCAACAGCAAAATCCTCTTTTAGAATAAAGCCGCGATCAGCTAAAATTTGATCACCAGGCATGTGATACTTCAATGTGTGAAATTGTGATTCTCTAACAATATGGACATCACTGGTTCTTCCACCCCAGCAggaaataaatacttttatagtacaatgttttttgtattgGCTGTATAATTGTGCTCTTGACATTAAAGAGGATGGGGATTCAACAAAAATCTCAAAACAATCAATTATTGATGTTAATCTTGGGAACTTAGCTTTGAAAACTGCAGGAATAGTGTCAAACAAGTGATCTCGTTTTTGCATTTTGATTAAGCAACTtaactttaaatacataatatcTATCCActtccaaaaataatttatggcTATTTGTTTTGCAATGTTGCATATAAAAGCAATCATTTCAAAGGTGTAATTATGTCTTAATTTAATTATACATACCATGATTTGATTATACATTTCTTCCTTTGAATTTCTCCCATCGCTAACTTTTGCAATTAAATATGGTAAAAGTTTTTCCAAAACATCAAACTCTAAACCTGTTAATGTTAcacatttttctttatacatGCTAATGTTTGCATAACTAAATGGAGAACTTGGCTTTAATTTCAAATCTGAGACTTCTAAACGAAGATTATATGTTTCTTCACGTAAATTATTCATTTCTATGTATATTGCATCTCTTTCTGGATTCTCAATTGATGttgttgaatttatttttgcacTCTGTTTTGGTGAATCAATTTCTTCGctaatcaaattaaaatcaatgcCTTCGCTAAATTCAGTTGTTGTTTCGTGTTGGTTCAAGACACTAACATCCTCCACTCCAGTCAATGCATCGTCAGTATTTATTTGTTCACTGACTTCATCAACCTGTGAGTTATTGTCAAGACTCTTTTGTACAcgatattctaaaaaaaatatttgcatgttTCAGGTATATAGTAAATACAAATacagacattaaaaaaaaaaatgttctgattcaactatttttttagcaagaaaaagttgtgaaaataaatttgatatttcataataataaaatttgtgctCTACAAgctatttaacattattttatctaaaaaaaagaagcaataaacatataatttataaatgcttAGTTTTAatgcataacaaaaaaaaaattgcaactattacataaacagtttttacaaaaacattttaaacaacaagatAAATTATATACCAAGAGAACTGTTCAATCTATTTATTCTCCTTTCATTTTGTGACAACAATCGGTTTTGTCGGTGGGATGATTccactatactttttttaacaccTAACATACTCACTGATGGAACATAGTCAATATGCTTTTcaaaattctctttttttccTGAAAGAAAAACATACTTACTATAAAtagaaatgtaaaaacaaaaaaaacaaaaaaataaataaataagtttaagacAAATTTGTGATCAAATATTTAGGTcattcaaatacaaaacttaccagatacaaaatgttttgagGATACATAGACATGTTTTGTATTTGGCgaccaaagtttgtttttgcaaGATGAATCAATTCTATATATAGCATTAAGCCACAATCTTCTTCTCTTTGAATCAGCaggcaaaatataaaaactcaaGTTCCGATGACTTTTAACATTGGTTGAACAATCAAAAACACAGCATCCTTTCACCATTTTCAAGCGCAATGTTTGCCCCCATACCATAATGGTAGCCGAATAGTTAGTTAATGTGACGTCAGCTTCGCCGCAAGGAtacggaaaaaaaaagttttgtatagtGCCAAGACtggtaaaaagttataaaaaaaaaatcgcaaaaaataaaaaaaagggggCAATAAGACCAAGTATattgaatgtatatatttttaccaAGATTTAGcgcaattgttaaaattttatttgataacttaaaTATTGTCCCTTTTTGTAATTAAAGTGCCttcaacattatataaaatgtcaaatatgTCATAACACACCTATTTATCACTTCTATCTCCACTTATTCCAAAACCTTTCATGCGGTATATGGTAAAATACGGTACAGTAGAATTTCGACCAggaataaaatactataaagcTAAAACTTTGTTCAAGT
This portion of the Hydra vulgaris chromosome 13, alternate assembly HydraT2T_AEP genome encodes:
- the LOC136089219 gene encoding uncharacterized protein LOC136089219; the encoded protein is MVWGQTLRLKMVKGCCVFDCSTNVKSHRNLSFYILPADSKRRRLWLNAIYRIDSSCKNKLWSPNTKHVYVSSKHFVSGKKENFEKHIDYVPSVSMLGVKKSIVESSHRQNRLLSQNERRINRLNSSLEYRVQKSLDNNSQVDEVSEQINTDDALTGVEDVSVLNQHETTTEFSEGIDFNLISEEIDSPKQSAKINSTTSIENPERDAIYIEMNNLREETYNLRLEVSDLKLKPSSPFSYANISMYKEKCVTLTGLEFDVLEKLLPYLIAKVSDGRNSKEEMYNQIMVCIIKLRHNYTFEMIAFICNIAKQIAINYFWKWIDIMYLKLSCLIKMQKRDHLFDTIPAVFKAKFPRLTSIIDCFEIFVESPSSLMSRAQLYSQYKKHCTIKVFISCWGGRTSDVHIVRESQFHTLKYHMPGDQILADRGFILKEDFAVGSSTELITPAFTRGKSQLSAKEVEDSRKISSVRIHIERVIGLMKNRFTILKGIIPLRTIRSIKDEAVSADLASFDKIVTVCAALTNLGESIVSKPPSE